The Syngnathus acus chromosome 3, fSynAcu1.2, whole genome shotgun sequence genome includes a window with the following:
- the LOC119120743 gene encoding C5a anaphylatoxin chemotactic receptor 1 isoform X2, which translates to MPLVAAMNETQMVEELVSSSWRAEAVRGVQITATVLIFLVGVPLNMLVVWALSQSRRYLMRRGSKGETRAASSFRIYVLNLALADLVLILRTPLMLGYLAHNNSWPFGSALCRLVMFLRGLGLYVSAFLVCAVAVERCLCLLRPVWARLQRPAWAVPLACGLSWLLATVLSAPYLHSAVLKESNGTYQCLESGTFDTGLVVTETVAGFILPLLVFLGSNLAILLKIQQSVPISPTSSSPTASRKMARMYQVLFFTMLLFLICWVPYFVCRFLRALAEGQPERAELYKKASYGTYISLYLVYAKSALNPVLYVFAARGLGRAVRASVVSTVERLFNDDSFESIRKRSLKTSHI; encoded by the exons ATGCCTTTGGTGGCGGCCATGAATGAAACGCAGATGGTGGAAGAACTTGTGAGCAGCTCTTGGCGGGCAGAGGCGGTCCGAGGAGTCCAGATTACTGCCACCGTGCTCATTTTTCTG GTGGGCGTACCTTTGAACATGCTGGTAGTTTGGGCGCTTAGCCAGAGTCGACGCTATCTCATGCGCAGAGGCAGCAAGGGAGAGACTCGGGCCGCCAGCAGTTTTCGAATCTACGTGCTCAACCTGGCGCTGGCGGACCTGGTGCTGATCCTGCGGACCCCCCTCATGTTGGGATACCTGGCCCACAATAACAGCTGGCCCTTCGGCTCGGCTTTATGCCGCCTGGTCATGTTCCTTCGAGGTTTGGGTTTGTACGTGTCGGCCTTTCTGGTGTGCGCCGTGGCGGTGGAGCGATGCCTGTGTCTGCTGAGGCCCGTTTGGGCTCGGCTGCAGCGCCCCGCCTGGGCCGTGCCGTTGGCCTGTGGGCTGTCCTGGCTGCTGGCCACCGTCCTGTCCGCCCCTTACCTGCACAGCGCCGTTCTGAAAGAAAGCAACGGCACGTACCAGTGTCTGGAAAGCGGCACGTTCGACACGGGGCTGGTCGTCACGGAAACGGTTGCAGGTTTCATCCTGCCCCTGTTGGTGTTTTTAGGAAGCAATTTGGCCATTTTGCTAAAGATCCAGCAATCGGTGCCAATTAGTCCGACGTCCTCCTCCCCGACAGCTTCGCGCAAAATGGCCAGGATGTATCAGGTGCTCTTTTTCACCATGCTGCTTTTTCTCATCTGCTGGGTGCCCTACTTTGTGTGCCGATTCTTACGGGCCCTGGCTGAAGGACAACCCGAAAGAGCCGAGCTTTATAAAAAGGCATCTTACGGAACGTACATCTCTCTGTACCTGGTGTACGCCAAGAGCGCCCTCAACCCCGTCCTCTATGTTTTCGCCGCCCGTGGCCTCGGCCGCGCCGTCCGAGCTTCGGTCGTCTCGACCGTTGAACGGCTCTTCAACGATGACTCCTTCGAGTCCATTCGCAAAAGATCACTGAAAACGTCCCACATTTAG
- the LOC119120747 gene encoding centromere protein Q codes for MKPLRGSHRESSKIPTLKNKSKKKTRPAADQPDSPPAADNNDKSKHQKPPKVGKASETAPKVKRSKILKPMPRSSINALENMLNLAIMTTLGLRQTEKEESQKHLNIVKNRFLSHCAELQVPVQKHETLGQSWPRHREESRKCQAQKQTLTPLKEDLKAVVSVLESTEEQTSSLQRVCSSLREKLEEEEEKAKEMLQRSKQAVVRLPSRQPRNDETTLEAELMRE; via the exons ATGAAGCCGTTACGTGGTTCTCATCGGGAATCATCAAAAATACCCACCCTGAAAAACAAGTCTAAAAAGAAGACTCGTCCAGCAGCCGATCAACCG GATTCACCGCCTGCTGCCGACaacaatgacaagagcaaacaTCAAAAGCCTCCAAAAGTTGGAAAAG CTTCTGAAACTGCCCCTAAAGTCAAACGTTCAAAAATCCTCAAACCGATGCCGAGATCCTCCATCAATGCACTGGAGAATATGCTGAACCTAGCAATAAT GACAACTCTTGGTTtgagacagacagaaaaggaGGAGAGCCAGAAACATCTAAATATTGTGAAAAACAG ATTCTTGAGTCATTGTGCAGAGCTTCAAGTTCCAGTGCAGAAACATGAAACGTTAGGTCAGTCATGGCCGCGCCACCGCGAGGAGAGCAGAAAGTGCCAGGCCCAAAAGCAAACTCTGACTCCCCTGAAG GAAGACCTGAAGGCTGTGGTCAGTGTGCTGGAGAGCACAGAAGAGCAGACGTCCTCTTTGCAGCGTGTGTGTAGTTCTCTGAGAGAAAAactggaagaggaggaggagaaagctAAAGAG ATGTTACAGAGAAGCAAGCAAGCGGTCGTCAGACTACCTTCTCGCCAACCTCGGAATGATGAAACAACCTTGGAG GCTGAGTTAATGAGAGAATAA
- the mrpl16 gene encoding 39S ribosomal protein L16, mitochondrial, whose amino-acid sequence MISLIKAAVGSVAAACAHGHQTGLLHSHIKVLTAGVKTFGIPPDYSDVVLPEKPKLKFLNKVPNLKKAKKEMKKLRDIRGPAQTANTFTTGQYAIVAMGGGYLHWGHMEMMRLTINRKMDPRTTFARWRINAPYKPITRKGLGQRMGGGKGAIDHYVTPVRFGRLIVEVGGKVELAEVEHILTQVAKKLPFPAKVMSKESLEAFHQAQADMKENNQNPWTFEKIALGNMLGIRKVLSSFDLRYHGRFAGKFYIPGRV is encoded by the exons ATGATCTCTCTCATCAAGGCTGCTGTTGGCAGCGTGGCCGCCGCCTGCGCCCACGGCCACCAAACCG GTCTTCTGCACAGTCACATAAAAGTTCTAACCGCTGGAGTGAAGACATTTGGAATCCCTCCAGACTACAGTG atgtgGTTCTGCCAGAAAAACCCAAACTGAAGTTTTTGAACAAGGtgcccaatttaaaaaaggctAAGAAGGAGATGAAGAAACTACGGGACATTCGAGGCCCGGCTCAAACTGCAAATACCTTCACAACTGGACAGTATGCAATAGTG GCGATGGGAGGAGGCTACCTCCACTGGGGTCACATGGAGATGATGCGTCTAACCATCAACCGCAAGATGGATCCCCGCACGACGTTCGCTCGCTGGCGCATCAATGCTCCTTATAAGCCCATCACGCGCAAAGGGCTGGGTCAGCGCATGGGTGGTGGCAAGGGGGCCATCGACCATTATGTTACGCCTGTCCGCTTTGGTCGCCTCATTGTAGAAGTGGGAGGAAAAGTGGAGCTAGCTGAAGTGGAGCATATTTTGACCCAAGTAGCGAAGAAACTTCCCTTTCCTGCTAAG GTGATGAGTAAAGAAAGCCTAGAAGCCTTTCATCAGGCCCAAGCCGATATGAAGGAGAACAACCAGAACCCGTGGACCTTCGAGAAGATTGCCCTAGGAAACATGCTTGGTATCAGAAAGGTCCTCAGCTCGTTTGACCTAAGATATCATGGACGTTTCGCAGGCAAATTTTACATCCCAGGAAGGGTATGA
- the txnl4b gene encoding thioredoxin-like protein 4B: MSLFLPKLTCKKDIDDVIKTVAEKVVVLRFGRDEDSVCLQLDEILSKTSHDLSNMASIYIVDVDKAPIYTRYFDISYIPSTVFFFNGQHMKVDYGSPDHTKFVGSFKTKQDFMDLIEVIYRGAMRGKMIVQSPIDPKNIPKYDLLYHGI, from the exons ATGAGTTTATTTTTGCCAAAATTGACCTGCAAAAAAGATATAGACGACGTTATCAAAACAGTAGCAGAAAAGGTGGTTGTTTTGAGATTTGGGAGGGATGAAGACTCAGTTTGTCTCCAGCTAGATGAAATT CTGTCAAAAACGTCACATGACCTGAGCAACATGGCCTCCATCTACATAGTCGATGTGGATAAAGCCCCTATTTACACCAGATATTTTGATATCAGTTACATCCCATCAACTGTATTCTTTTTCAATGGACAGCACATGAAAGTGGACTATGG GTCACCAGACCACACCAAGTTTGTTGGCAGcttcaaaaccaaacaagaTTTCATGGATCTTATTGAGGTCATATATAGAGGAGCCATGCGGGGGAAAATGATTGTCCAGAGTCCCATCGACCCCAAAAATATTCCCAAATATGACCTTCTCTACCATGGGATTTGA
- the trmt10c gene encoding tRNA methyltransferase 10 homolog C, whose translation MGLYTFLTCEKSLLPVLHPQHTMLGRLFIQRHLNELWKSGRLALCLVNKTQAIRTRPALSICHSNRLFSAGSPQKRENVDLDKWKSVMRSQASSADAQDEEERDEEEKIPEGLEAARELVAMWRLAGKLVPQEMTDDELKIVADLTTKSARKKYLKYLAMREMHKRARKEKNQQKKAEREAALEQQRAQNPDGEQNEMKNTIFLQFWSRSLDRLLAWRAAQAMLYDQPLVFDMSYESNMSRRELENTVTQLMEVEAWNRRAKEPFHLHFCNLQPDGAYKREFLKRYGAETWDRLLITDTHAHPIDLFPRDRLVYLTADSPNILRTFDPSKVYIVGALVDRSILPGLSLANAKRLKLATARLPLDEFLDWEMGAKNLTLDQMIRIMISVKETGKWEEALKFVPTRKHVGFHRDQQETTNRIPGEDGDRFSKHASPKSKTLRSGYQGSFKSKGQFGSAGFNQEAGPTQSRAASRVRPSLKNSLEGKRQRQSKAWWDDD comes from the exons ATGGGACTCTATACTTTTTTGACCTGTGAAAAA TCGCTGCTGCCAGTCCTACATCCGCAGCACACCATGTTAGGACGACTCTTCATTCAACGACATTTAAATGAGCTATGGAAAAGTGGCAGGTTGGCGTTATGCCTTGTCAACAAAACGCAAGCAATCAGGACTCGGCCAGCTCTTTCTATTTGCCACTCAAATCGTCTCTTCAGTGCTGGGAGTCCACAGAAAAGGGAGAATGTTGACTTGGACAAATGGAAATCCGTGATGAGATCCCAAGCTTCATCAGCCGATGCTCAGGATGAAGAAGAACGcgatgaggaggaaaaaattCCAGAAGGTTTGGAGGCAGCTCGGGAGCTGGTGGCAATGTGGCGGCTAGCTGGCAAACTGGTACCCCAAGAGATGACTGATGACGAGTTAAAGATTGTGGCAGACCTCACCACCAAGTCAGCTCGAAAAAAGTACCTCAAGTACCTGGCAATGAGGGAAATGCATAAAAGAGCACGCAAGGAGAAGAATCAGCAGAAGAAAGCAGAGAGGGAAGCGGCACTTGAGCAGCAAAGAGCTCAAAATCCAGATGGGGAgcagaatgaaatgaaaaacactATCTTCCTCCAGTTCTGGAGTCGCAGCCTGGACCGACTTCTGGCCTGGCGGGCCGCCCAGGCCATGTTGTATGACCAGCCTTTGGTCTTTGACATGAGCTACGAGTCCAACATGTCCAGGCGGGAGCTTGAAAATACGGTGACCCAACTGATGGAGGTGGAAGCATGGAACAGACGTGCCAAGGAGCCTTTCCATCTGCATTTTTGTAACCTTCAACCAGATGGAGCCTACAAGAGGGAGTTCCTCAAGCGCTACGGTGCGGAAACCTGGGACCGCCTGCTCATCACCGACACACACGCTCACCCCATTGATCTCTTTCCTCGCGATCGCCTCGTTTACCTCACGGCGGACTCGCCGAACATTCTCCGCACCTTCGACCCTTCGAAAGTGTACATCGTCGGCGCCCTCGTGGACCGGTCGATTCTTCCCGGGTTGTCTCTGGCCAATGCTAAGCGTCTGAAGTTGGCCACAGCCCGTTTACCATTGGATGAGTTCCTAGACTGGGAGATGGGAGCCAAAAATCTCACCCTGGATCAGATGATTCGTATCATGATAAGCGTGAAGGAAACCGGCAAATGGGAGGAGGCGTTAAAGTTTGTGCCCACCAGGAAGCATGTTGGCTTTCACCGCGACCAGCAAGAAACCACCAATCGCATACCGGGAGAGGATGGGGACAGGTTTTCCAAACATGCAAGTCCAAAAAGTAAGACACTCAGAAGTGGGTACCAAGGTTCATTCAAGTCGAAAGGACAATTCGGTTCGGCTGGGTTCAACCAAGAGGCCGGACCGACTCAGAGCAGAGCTGCAAGCAGAGTGCGGCCATCTCTGAAGAATAGTCTGGAAGGAAAACGCCAGCGCCAAAGCAAGGCGTGGTGGGATGACGATTAA